In Thunnus maccoyii chromosome 11, fThuMac1.1, whole genome shotgun sequence, one genomic interval encodes:
- the mcf2lb gene encoding guanine nucleotide exchange factor DBS isoform X1 produces the protein MILWMKTEEMALGELLERLRTVTQSIDDIMQLDSSPLHAADITPDLKKQFAFLSGGRGDNGSPIIVFPEFPAFGEITDREFHNVLTYLTSVPSLSSTGVGFILVIDRRQDRWAAVKGTLLRIAGSFPGNLQLVLVLRPTTLLQRTLSDILFKFNKDEFKMKVPVIMLSSITELHSYIDRTQLTQELGGTQEYCHEKWISHRTAIEGFALMVKKTAQTLQSFGTELAETELPNETQATTILLSTHTTKKDKMKEDLLVALGQGSRLLESINEPVVRDPDHNMNQDELENMATVQRLLSQLDETERAFDEFWVRHQTKLEQCLQLRHFEHNYREVRALLDQVSEKLATFSEVGISPAHADHIFCELTTYEERVSEVLDKALALAREGDELIQNSHYAEDSIQPKCSELRAVSEDVSSNLTAKKDHLLKARELHHCLERASKWCDDGIYLLASQPVDKCQSHEGAELALQELERYLDNAGQNRLTDLSTIWTDYEAVLNQQLRDQVEKVFQKQGSMQEMFDKRRVSLKKLAAKQTRPVQPVAPRPEAFIKSPLSSPAHRAQQEKNCSEGNSGNCEKGNGQLQDGDSNSRHASLSEEEENLAVLRRHVMNELLETERAYVEELLCVLQGYASEMDNPAMAHLIPAPLQNKKEVLFGNMPEIYHFHKRTFLRELEQYTDCPELVGRCFLERMTDLEIYEKYCHNKPRSESLWRQCSDCAFFQECQKKLEHKLGLDSYLLKPVQRITKYQLLLKEMLKYSKTCEGADDLQQALTSILGILKAVNDSMHLIAITGYEGNMSELGKLLMQGSFSVWTEHKKGHAKVKDLARFKPMQRHLFLHEKALLFCKRREENGEGYEKAPSYSFKHSLNMSAVGITENAKGDNKKFEIWCNSREEVYIVQAPTAEVKTTWVNEIRKVLTTQLEACREASQQRAPDQVFQFPPVSSGSVNLSPFKSGQKSFKKGEEKKAEPCSPDANSSSSPKPTGKDETVTSPTSDRAAVAKKRFTLQGFSNLKAQKEPSSTDDKSFTLPMTILLLPGSPTSPDHKTKRQSDPTPFGFKDAGPPPLHLSRARWFSTSSLLQTKWRGWNKASLSLDASEEHDGYSSAEDPLNSDPEDDNGKKLCAGKYTVMADYEKGGAQELSVKSGDMVQLIKEGDDGQWFVRNLSTTKEGWIAAANLITLIGKSQSCQSLTSSEGSGSGNLSTSSSCSETYTSFSDIKP, from the exons ATGATCCTGtggatgaagacagaagagatGGCCCTGGGAGAGCTGCTGGAGAGACTAAGGACAGTCACCCAAAGCATAG ATGATATCATGCAGCTGGACAGCAGTCCCCTCCACGCTGCTGACATCACCCCTGACCTCAAGAAGCAGTTCGCCTTTCTTTCAG GGGGTCGAGGAGATAATGGCAGCCCCATCATTGTGTTCCCAGAATTCCCTGCATTTGGAGAGATCACAGACAGGGAGTTTCACAACGTGCTCACCTACCTGACAAGCGTGCCCAG TTTGTCGTCAACAGGCGTGGGTTTCATCCTGGTCATCGATCGCCGGCAAGACCGATGGGCAGCCGTCAAAGGGACCCTGCTTCGTATTGCA gGCTCCTTCCCTGGGAACCTCCAGCTGGTTCTGGTTCTGAGGCCCACCACCCTCCTTCAGCGCACACTCTCTGACATTCTCTTCAAGTTCAACAAGGATGAGTTCAAGATGAAGGTGCCG GTGATCATGCTAAGCTCAATAACTGAGCTGCACTCCTACATTGACCGAACCCAGCTGACCCAGGAACTTGGGGGGACGCAGGAGTACTGTCACGAGAAGTGGATCTCTCACCGCact GCTATTGAAGGCTTTGCGTTGATGGTAAAGAAAACGGCACAGACCCTACAGTCTTTTGGGACCGAGCTGGCAGAAACTGAACTCCCCAATGAAACCCAGGCGACAACCATCCTGCTGAGCACACACACCACcaagaaagacaaaatgaag gaggATCTGCTGGTGGCTCTGGGACAGGGCAGCAGGCTGCTGGAGAGCATTAATGAGCCAGTGGTGCGAGACCCTGACCACAACATGAACCAGGATGAACTGGAGAACATGGCTACAGTGCAGAG ACTGCTGTCTCAGCTGGACGAGACAGAAAGGGCTTTCGATGAGTTTTGGGTGAGGCACCAGACCAAACTGGAACAGTGTCTCCAACTGCGCCACTTTGAGCACAACTACAGGGAG gtGAGGGCTCTGCTGGATCAAGTGTCTGAGAAACTTGCAACCTTCTCTGAGGTGGGGATCAGCCCAGCCCACGCTGACCATATCTTCTGTGAGCTCACCACCTATGAAGAGAGAGTTAGT GAGGTGCTGGACAAAGCTTTGGCGTTGGCCCGTGAGGGTGATGAACTGATCCAGAACTCCCACTATGCTGAGGATTCCATTCAGCCCAAATGCAGCGAGCTCAGAGCAGTCAGTGAAGATGTGAGCAGCAACTTGACAGCCAAGAAGGACCACCTCCTCAAAGCCAGGGAGCTGCATCACTGTTTGGAGAGG GCTTCTAAGTGGTGTGATGATGGTATATACCTGCTGGCCTCTCAGCCAGTAGACAAGTGTCAATCACATGAGGGGGCGGAGCTAGCTCTGCAGGAGCTGGAGCGTTACCTGGATAATGCAGGCCAGAACCGACTGACAGACCTCAGTACCATCTGGACAGATTATGAGGCAGTGCTCAACCAGCAGCTCAGG GACCAAGTGGAGAAGGTTTTCCAGAAGCAGGGGTCCATGCAGGAGATGTTTGATAAGAGGAGGGTCAGCCTGAAGAAGCTCGCAGCCAAACAGACCAGGCCGGTGCAGCCGGTAGCCCCCAGGCCTGAAGCCTTCATCAAatctcctctcagctcccctG CACACCGAGCACAGCAAGAGAAAAACTGCTCAGAGGGAAACTCTGGAAACTGTGAGAAA gGAAACGGCCAACTGCAGGATGGAGACAGTAACAGCAGACATGCCTCtctgtcagaggaggaggagaacctGGCAGTGCTCAGGAG acatgTTATGAACGAGCTGCTGGAAACTGAGAGAGCCTACGTGGAGGAGCTGCTCTGTGTATTACAG GGATATGCCTCTGAGATGGATAATCCAGCAATGGCCCACCTCATCCCTGCTCCTCTGCAGAACAAAAAGGAGGTTCTGTTTGGTAACATGCCAGAAATCTACCATTTCCATAAGAG GACGTtcctgagagagctggagcagTACACTGACTGCCCCGAGCTGGTTGGAAGGTGTTTTCTAGAGAGG ATGACCGACCTGGAGATCTATGAGAAGTACTGTCACAACAAGCCTCGCTCTGAAAGCCTGTGGAGGCAGTGCTCAGACTGCGCCTTCTTCCAG gAGTGTCAGAAAAAGCTGGAGCATAAACTGGGTCTAGATTCCTATCTGCTGAAGCCTGTTCAGAGAATCACCAAATATCAGCTGCTACTGAAG GAGATGCTTAAGTACAGTAAGACCTGTGAAGGGGCTGATGACCTGCAGCAGGCACTGACCTCCATCTTGGGCATCCTCAAGGCTGTCAATGACTCCATGCACCTCATCGCCATTACAGGATATGAG GGTAACATGAGTGAACTGGGCAAGCTGCTGATGCAGGGGTCGTTCAGCGTGTGGACGGAGCACAAGAAAGGTCATGCCAAGGTTAAGGATCTGGCTCGTTTCAAGCCCATGCAGAGACACCTGTTTCTCCATGAGAAGGCGCTGCTCTTCTgcaagaggagggaggaaaatggGGAAGGCTACGAGAAAGCTCCCTCCTACAGCTTCAAACACTCTCTCAAT ATGAGTGCTGTGGGCATTACAGAGAATGCAAAAGGAGATAACAAGAAGTTTGAAATCTGGTGCAACTCCAGAGAGGAGGTCTACATTGTTCAG GCACCGACAGCTGAAGTTAAAACGACTTGGGTGAATGAGATTAGGAAGGTTTTGACAACTCAGCTGGAGGCATGTAGAG aaGCCAGCCAGCAGAGGGCACCAGATCAGGTTTTCCAGTTTCCCCCTGTGTCAAGTGGATCAGTGAACCTAAG TCCATTCAAGAGCGGTCAGAAGAGCTTTaaaaagggagaggagaagaaagctGAGCCCTGCAGTCCTGATGCCAATTCCTCTTCTTCACCAAAGCCCACAGGAAAAG ATGAGACTGTGACAAGCCCTACCTCAGACAGAGCTGCTGTGGCTAAAAAGCGCTTTACTTTACAGGGTTTCAGTAACCTCAAAGCTCAGAAAG AGCCTTCATCTACTGATGATAAAAGTTTTACATTACCCATGACGATCCTCCTGTTACCAG GATCTCCGACAAGCCCTGATCACAAGACGAAACGCCAGAGCGATCCTACGCCATTTGGGTTCAAAG ATGCAGgtcctcctcccctccacctGAGCAGGGCCAGGTGGTTCAGCACCTCTAGTCTCTTACAGACAAAGTGGAGAG GCTGGAACAAGGCCTCCCTGTCACTGGATGCCTCAGAGGAGCATGATGGCTATTCCAGTGCTGAGGATCCCCTTAACTCTGACCCAGAGGACGACAATGGCAAGAAGCTG TGTGCCGGCAAATATACAGTGATGGCCGACTATGAGAAGGGCGGAGCTCAAGAGCTCTCAGTGAAGAGCGGAGACATGGTACAGCTGATCAAGGAGGGGGATGACGGACAGTG GTTTGTGCGTAACCTGAGCACCACTAAGGAGGGCTGGATTGCTGCTGCTAATCTTATCACCCTGATTGGAAAGTCCCAGTCTTGCCAGTCTCTCACCAGCTCAG aagGCAGTGGCTCTGGAAACCTCAGCACATCATCAAGCTGCAGTGAGACCTACACAAGCTTCTCTGACATCAAACCATGA
- the mcf2lb gene encoding guanine nucleotide exchange factor DBS isoform X9, with the protein MILWMKTEEMALGELLERLRTVTQSIDDIMQLDSSPLHAADITPDLKKQFAFLSGGRGDNGSPIIVFPEFPAFGEITDREFHNVLTYLTSVPSLSSTGVGFILVIDRRQDRWAAVKGTLLRIAGSFPGNLQLVLVLRPTTLLQRTLSDILFKFNKDEFKMKVPVIMLSSITELHSYIDRTQLTQELGGTQEYCHEKWISHRTAIEGFALMVKKTAQTLQSFGTELAETELPNETQATTILLSTHTTKKDKMKEDLLVALGQGSRLLESINEPVVRDPDHNMNQDELENMATVQRLLSQLDETERAFDEFWVRHQTKLEQCLQLRHFEHNYREVRALLDQVSEKLATFSEVGISPAHADHIFCELTTYEERVSEVLDKALALAREGDELIQNSHYAEDSIQPKCSELRAVSEDVSSNLTAKKDHLLKARELHHCLERASKWCDDGIYLLASQPVDKCQSHEGAELALQELERYLDNAGQNRLTDLSTIWTDYEAVLNQQLRDQVEKVFQKQGSMQEMFDKRRVSLKKLAAKQTRPVQPVAPRPEAFIKSPLSSPAHRAQQEKNCSEGNSGNCEKGNGQLQDGDSNSRHASLSEEEENLAVLRRHVMNELLETERAYVEELLCVLQGYASEMDNPAMAHLIPAPLQNKKEVLFGNMPEIYHFHKRTFLRELEQYTDCPELVGRCFLERMTDLEIYEKYCHNKPRSESLWRQCSDCAFFQECQKKLEHKLGLDSYLLKPVQRITKYQLLLKEMLKYSKTCEGADDLQQALTSILGILKAVNDSMHLIAITGYEGNMSELGKLLMQGSFSVWTEHKKGHAKVKDLARFKPMQRHLFLHEKALLFCKRREENGEGYEKAPSYSFKHSLNMSAVGITENAKGDNKKFEIWCNSREEVYIVQAPTAEVKTTWVNEIRKVLTTQLEACREASQQRAPDQVFQFPPVSSGSVNLSPFKSGQKSFKKGEEKKAEPCSPDANSSSSPKPTGKGSPTSPDHKTKRQSDPTPFGFKGWNKASLSLDASEEHDGYSSAEDPLNSDPEDDNGKKLCAGKYTVMADYEKGGAQELSVKSGDMVQLIKEGDDGQWFVRNLSTTKEGWIAAANLITLIGKSQSCQSLTSSEGSGSGNLSTSSSCSETYTSFSDIKP; encoded by the exons ATGATCCTGtggatgaagacagaagagatGGCCCTGGGAGAGCTGCTGGAGAGACTAAGGACAGTCACCCAAAGCATAG ATGATATCATGCAGCTGGACAGCAGTCCCCTCCACGCTGCTGACATCACCCCTGACCTCAAGAAGCAGTTCGCCTTTCTTTCAG GGGGTCGAGGAGATAATGGCAGCCCCATCATTGTGTTCCCAGAATTCCCTGCATTTGGAGAGATCACAGACAGGGAGTTTCACAACGTGCTCACCTACCTGACAAGCGTGCCCAG TTTGTCGTCAACAGGCGTGGGTTTCATCCTGGTCATCGATCGCCGGCAAGACCGATGGGCAGCCGTCAAAGGGACCCTGCTTCGTATTGCA gGCTCCTTCCCTGGGAACCTCCAGCTGGTTCTGGTTCTGAGGCCCACCACCCTCCTTCAGCGCACACTCTCTGACATTCTCTTCAAGTTCAACAAGGATGAGTTCAAGATGAAGGTGCCG GTGATCATGCTAAGCTCAATAACTGAGCTGCACTCCTACATTGACCGAACCCAGCTGACCCAGGAACTTGGGGGGACGCAGGAGTACTGTCACGAGAAGTGGATCTCTCACCGCact GCTATTGAAGGCTTTGCGTTGATGGTAAAGAAAACGGCACAGACCCTACAGTCTTTTGGGACCGAGCTGGCAGAAACTGAACTCCCCAATGAAACCCAGGCGACAACCATCCTGCTGAGCACACACACCACcaagaaagacaaaatgaag gaggATCTGCTGGTGGCTCTGGGACAGGGCAGCAGGCTGCTGGAGAGCATTAATGAGCCAGTGGTGCGAGACCCTGACCACAACATGAACCAGGATGAACTGGAGAACATGGCTACAGTGCAGAG ACTGCTGTCTCAGCTGGACGAGACAGAAAGGGCTTTCGATGAGTTTTGGGTGAGGCACCAGACCAAACTGGAACAGTGTCTCCAACTGCGCCACTTTGAGCACAACTACAGGGAG gtGAGGGCTCTGCTGGATCAAGTGTCTGAGAAACTTGCAACCTTCTCTGAGGTGGGGATCAGCCCAGCCCACGCTGACCATATCTTCTGTGAGCTCACCACCTATGAAGAGAGAGTTAGT GAGGTGCTGGACAAAGCTTTGGCGTTGGCCCGTGAGGGTGATGAACTGATCCAGAACTCCCACTATGCTGAGGATTCCATTCAGCCCAAATGCAGCGAGCTCAGAGCAGTCAGTGAAGATGTGAGCAGCAACTTGACAGCCAAGAAGGACCACCTCCTCAAAGCCAGGGAGCTGCATCACTGTTTGGAGAGG GCTTCTAAGTGGTGTGATGATGGTATATACCTGCTGGCCTCTCAGCCAGTAGACAAGTGTCAATCACATGAGGGGGCGGAGCTAGCTCTGCAGGAGCTGGAGCGTTACCTGGATAATGCAGGCCAGAACCGACTGACAGACCTCAGTACCATCTGGACAGATTATGAGGCAGTGCTCAACCAGCAGCTCAGG GACCAAGTGGAGAAGGTTTTCCAGAAGCAGGGGTCCATGCAGGAGATGTTTGATAAGAGGAGGGTCAGCCTGAAGAAGCTCGCAGCCAAACAGACCAGGCCGGTGCAGCCGGTAGCCCCCAGGCCTGAAGCCTTCATCAAatctcctctcagctcccctG CACACCGAGCACAGCAAGAGAAAAACTGCTCAGAGGGAAACTCTGGAAACTGTGAGAAA gGAAACGGCCAACTGCAGGATGGAGACAGTAACAGCAGACATGCCTCtctgtcagaggaggaggagaacctGGCAGTGCTCAGGAG acatgTTATGAACGAGCTGCTGGAAACTGAGAGAGCCTACGTGGAGGAGCTGCTCTGTGTATTACAG GGATATGCCTCTGAGATGGATAATCCAGCAATGGCCCACCTCATCCCTGCTCCTCTGCAGAACAAAAAGGAGGTTCTGTTTGGTAACATGCCAGAAATCTACCATTTCCATAAGAG GACGTtcctgagagagctggagcagTACACTGACTGCCCCGAGCTGGTTGGAAGGTGTTTTCTAGAGAGG ATGACCGACCTGGAGATCTATGAGAAGTACTGTCACAACAAGCCTCGCTCTGAAAGCCTGTGGAGGCAGTGCTCAGACTGCGCCTTCTTCCAG gAGTGTCAGAAAAAGCTGGAGCATAAACTGGGTCTAGATTCCTATCTGCTGAAGCCTGTTCAGAGAATCACCAAATATCAGCTGCTACTGAAG GAGATGCTTAAGTACAGTAAGACCTGTGAAGGGGCTGATGACCTGCAGCAGGCACTGACCTCCATCTTGGGCATCCTCAAGGCTGTCAATGACTCCATGCACCTCATCGCCATTACAGGATATGAG GGTAACATGAGTGAACTGGGCAAGCTGCTGATGCAGGGGTCGTTCAGCGTGTGGACGGAGCACAAGAAAGGTCATGCCAAGGTTAAGGATCTGGCTCGTTTCAAGCCCATGCAGAGACACCTGTTTCTCCATGAGAAGGCGCTGCTCTTCTgcaagaggagggaggaaaatggGGAAGGCTACGAGAAAGCTCCCTCCTACAGCTTCAAACACTCTCTCAAT ATGAGTGCTGTGGGCATTACAGAGAATGCAAAAGGAGATAACAAGAAGTTTGAAATCTGGTGCAACTCCAGAGAGGAGGTCTACATTGTTCAG GCACCGACAGCTGAAGTTAAAACGACTTGGGTGAATGAGATTAGGAAGGTTTTGACAACTCAGCTGGAGGCATGTAGAG aaGCCAGCCAGCAGAGGGCACCAGATCAGGTTTTCCAGTTTCCCCCTGTGTCAAGTGGATCAGTGAACCTAAG TCCATTCAAGAGCGGTCAGAAGAGCTTTaaaaagggagaggagaagaaagctGAGCCCTGCAGTCCTGATGCCAATTCCTCTTCTTCACCAAAGCCCACAGGAAAAG GATCTCCGACAAGCCCTGATCACAAGACGAAACGCCAGAGCGATCCTACGCCATTTGGGTTCAAAG GCTGGAACAAGGCCTCCCTGTCACTGGATGCCTCAGAGGAGCATGATGGCTATTCCAGTGCTGAGGATCCCCTTAACTCTGACCCAGAGGACGACAATGGCAAGAAGCTG TGTGCCGGCAAATATACAGTGATGGCCGACTATGAGAAGGGCGGAGCTCAAGAGCTCTCAGTGAAGAGCGGAGACATGGTACAGCTGATCAAGGAGGGGGATGACGGACAGTG GTTTGTGCGTAACCTGAGCACCACTAAGGAGGGCTGGATTGCTGCTGCTAATCTTATCACCCTGATTGGAAAGTCCCAGTCTTGCCAGTCTCTCACCAGCTCAG aagGCAGTGGCTCTGGAAACCTCAGCACATCATCAAGCTGCAGTGAGACCTACACAAGCTTCTCTGACATCAAACCATGA
- the mcf2lb gene encoding guanine nucleotide exchange factor DBS isoform X2, with translation MILWMKTEEMALGELLERLRTVTQSIDDIMQLDSSPLHAADITPDLKKQFAFLSGGRGDNGSPIIVFPEFPAFGEITDREFHNVLTYLTSVPSLSSTGVGFILVIDRRQDRWAAVKGTLLRIAGSFPGNLQLVLVLRPTTLLQRTLSDILFKFNKDEFKMKVPVIMLSSITELHSYIDRTQLTQELGGTQEYCHEKWISHRTAIEGFALMVKKTAQTLQSFGTELAETELPNETQATTILLSTHTTKKDKMKEDLLVALGQGSRLLESINEPVVRDPDHNMNQDELENMATVQRLLSQLDETERAFDEFWVRHQTKLEQCLQLRHFEHNYREVRALLDQVSEKLATFSEVGISPAHADHIFCELTTYEERVSEVLDKALALAREGDELIQNSHYAEDSIQPKCSELRAVSEDVSSNLTAKKDHLLKARELHHCLERASKWCDDGIYLLASQPVDKCQSHEGAELALQELERYLDNAGQNRLTDLSTIWTDYEAVLNQQLRDQVEKVFQKQGSMQEMFDKRRVSLKKLAAKQTRPVQPVAPRPEAFIKSPLSSPAHRAQQEKNCSEGNSGNCEKGNGQLQDGDSNSRHASLSEEEENLAVLRRHVMNELLETERAYVEELLCVLQGYASEMDNPAMAHLIPAPLQNKKEVLFGNMPEIYHFHKRTFLRELEQYTDCPELVGRCFLERMTDLEIYEKYCHNKPRSESLWRQCSDCAFFQECQKKLEHKLGLDSYLLKPVQRITKYQLLLKEMLKYSKTCEGADDLQQALTSILGILKAVNDSMHLIAITGYEGNMSELGKLLMQGSFSVWTEHKKGHAKVKDLARFKPMQRHLFLHEKALLFCKRREENGEGYEKAPSYSFKHSLNMSAVGITENAKGDNKKFEIWCNSREEVYIVQAPTAEVKTTWVNEIRKVLTTQLEACREASQQRAPDQVFQFPPVSSGSVNLSPFKSGQKSFKKGEEKKAEPCSPDANSSSSPKPTGKDETVTSPTSDRAAVAKKRFTLQGFSNLKAQKEPSSTDDKSFTLPMTILLLPGSPTSPDHKTKRQSDPTPFGFKDAGPPPLHLSRARWFSTSSLLQTKWRGWNKASLSLDASEEHDGYSSAEDPLNSDPEDDNGKKLCAGKYTVMADYEKGGAQELSVKSGDMVQLIKEGDDGQWFVRNLSTTKEGWIAAANLITLIGKSQSCQSLTSSGSGSGNLSTSSSCSETYTSFSDIKP, from the exons ATGATCCTGtggatgaagacagaagagatGGCCCTGGGAGAGCTGCTGGAGAGACTAAGGACAGTCACCCAAAGCATAG ATGATATCATGCAGCTGGACAGCAGTCCCCTCCACGCTGCTGACATCACCCCTGACCTCAAGAAGCAGTTCGCCTTTCTTTCAG GGGGTCGAGGAGATAATGGCAGCCCCATCATTGTGTTCCCAGAATTCCCTGCATTTGGAGAGATCACAGACAGGGAGTTTCACAACGTGCTCACCTACCTGACAAGCGTGCCCAG TTTGTCGTCAACAGGCGTGGGTTTCATCCTGGTCATCGATCGCCGGCAAGACCGATGGGCAGCCGTCAAAGGGACCCTGCTTCGTATTGCA gGCTCCTTCCCTGGGAACCTCCAGCTGGTTCTGGTTCTGAGGCCCACCACCCTCCTTCAGCGCACACTCTCTGACATTCTCTTCAAGTTCAACAAGGATGAGTTCAAGATGAAGGTGCCG GTGATCATGCTAAGCTCAATAACTGAGCTGCACTCCTACATTGACCGAACCCAGCTGACCCAGGAACTTGGGGGGACGCAGGAGTACTGTCACGAGAAGTGGATCTCTCACCGCact GCTATTGAAGGCTTTGCGTTGATGGTAAAGAAAACGGCACAGACCCTACAGTCTTTTGGGACCGAGCTGGCAGAAACTGAACTCCCCAATGAAACCCAGGCGACAACCATCCTGCTGAGCACACACACCACcaagaaagacaaaatgaag gaggATCTGCTGGTGGCTCTGGGACAGGGCAGCAGGCTGCTGGAGAGCATTAATGAGCCAGTGGTGCGAGACCCTGACCACAACATGAACCAGGATGAACTGGAGAACATGGCTACAGTGCAGAG ACTGCTGTCTCAGCTGGACGAGACAGAAAGGGCTTTCGATGAGTTTTGGGTGAGGCACCAGACCAAACTGGAACAGTGTCTCCAACTGCGCCACTTTGAGCACAACTACAGGGAG gtGAGGGCTCTGCTGGATCAAGTGTCTGAGAAACTTGCAACCTTCTCTGAGGTGGGGATCAGCCCAGCCCACGCTGACCATATCTTCTGTGAGCTCACCACCTATGAAGAGAGAGTTAGT GAGGTGCTGGACAAAGCTTTGGCGTTGGCCCGTGAGGGTGATGAACTGATCCAGAACTCCCACTATGCTGAGGATTCCATTCAGCCCAAATGCAGCGAGCTCAGAGCAGTCAGTGAAGATGTGAGCAGCAACTTGACAGCCAAGAAGGACCACCTCCTCAAAGCCAGGGAGCTGCATCACTGTTTGGAGAGG GCTTCTAAGTGGTGTGATGATGGTATATACCTGCTGGCCTCTCAGCCAGTAGACAAGTGTCAATCACATGAGGGGGCGGAGCTAGCTCTGCAGGAGCTGGAGCGTTACCTGGATAATGCAGGCCAGAACCGACTGACAGACCTCAGTACCATCTGGACAGATTATGAGGCAGTGCTCAACCAGCAGCTCAGG GACCAAGTGGAGAAGGTTTTCCAGAAGCAGGGGTCCATGCAGGAGATGTTTGATAAGAGGAGGGTCAGCCTGAAGAAGCTCGCAGCCAAACAGACCAGGCCGGTGCAGCCGGTAGCCCCCAGGCCTGAAGCCTTCATCAAatctcctctcagctcccctG CACACCGAGCACAGCAAGAGAAAAACTGCTCAGAGGGAAACTCTGGAAACTGTGAGAAA gGAAACGGCCAACTGCAGGATGGAGACAGTAACAGCAGACATGCCTCtctgtcagaggaggaggagaacctGGCAGTGCTCAGGAG acatgTTATGAACGAGCTGCTGGAAACTGAGAGAGCCTACGTGGAGGAGCTGCTCTGTGTATTACAG GGATATGCCTCTGAGATGGATAATCCAGCAATGGCCCACCTCATCCCTGCTCCTCTGCAGAACAAAAAGGAGGTTCTGTTTGGTAACATGCCAGAAATCTACCATTTCCATAAGAG GACGTtcctgagagagctggagcagTACACTGACTGCCCCGAGCTGGTTGGAAGGTGTTTTCTAGAGAGG ATGACCGACCTGGAGATCTATGAGAAGTACTGTCACAACAAGCCTCGCTCTGAAAGCCTGTGGAGGCAGTGCTCAGACTGCGCCTTCTTCCAG gAGTGTCAGAAAAAGCTGGAGCATAAACTGGGTCTAGATTCCTATCTGCTGAAGCCTGTTCAGAGAATCACCAAATATCAGCTGCTACTGAAG GAGATGCTTAAGTACAGTAAGACCTGTGAAGGGGCTGATGACCTGCAGCAGGCACTGACCTCCATCTTGGGCATCCTCAAGGCTGTCAATGACTCCATGCACCTCATCGCCATTACAGGATATGAG GGTAACATGAGTGAACTGGGCAAGCTGCTGATGCAGGGGTCGTTCAGCGTGTGGACGGAGCACAAGAAAGGTCATGCCAAGGTTAAGGATCTGGCTCGTTTCAAGCCCATGCAGAGACACCTGTTTCTCCATGAGAAGGCGCTGCTCTTCTgcaagaggagggaggaaaatggGGAAGGCTACGAGAAAGCTCCCTCCTACAGCTTCAAACACTCTCTCAAT ATGAGTGCTGTGGGCATTACAGAGAATGCAAAAGGAGATAACAAGAAGTTTGAAATCTGGTGCAACTCCAGAGAGGAGGTCTACATTGTTCAG GCACCGACAGCTGAAGTTAAAACGACTTGGGTGAATGAGATTAGGAAGGTTTTGACAACTCAGCTGGAGGCATGTAGAG aaGCCAGCCAGCAGAGGGCACCAGATCAGGTTTTCCAGTTTCCCCCTGTGTCAAGTGGATCAGTGAACCTAAG TCCATTCAAGAGCGGTCAGAAGAGCTTTaaaaagggagaggagaagaaagctGAGCCCTGCAGTCCTGATGCCAATTCCTCTTCTTCACCAAAGCCCACAGGAAAAG ATGAGACTGTGACAAGCCCTACCTCAGACAGAGCTGCTGTGGCTAAAAAGCGCTTTACTTTACAGGGTTTCAGTAACCTCAAAGCTCAGAAAG AGCCTTCATCTACTGATGATAAAAGTTTTACATTACCCATGACGATCCTCCTGTTACCAG GATCTCCGACAAGCCCTGATCACAAGACGAAACGCCAGAGCGATCCTACGCCATTTGGGTTCAAAG ATGCAGgtcctcctcccctccacctGAGCAGGGCCAGGTGGTTCAGCACCTCTAGTCTCTTACAGACAAAGTGGAGAG GCTGGAACAAGGCCTCCCTGTCACTGGATGCCTCAGAGGAGCATGATGGCTATTCCAGTGCTGAGGATCCCCTTAACTCTGACCCAGAGGACGACAATGGCAAGAAGCTG TGTGCCGGCAAATATACAGTGATGGCCGACTATGAGAAGGGCGGAGCTCAAGAGCTCTCAGTGAAGAGCGGAGACATGGTACAGCTGATCAAGGAGGGGGATGACGGACAGTG GTTTGTGCGTAACCTGAGCACCACTAAGGAGGGCTGGATTGCTGCTGCTAATCTTATCACCCTGATTGGAAAGTCCCAGTCTTGCCAGTCTCTCACCAGCTCAG GCAGTGGCTCTGGAAACCTCAGCACATCATCAAGCTGCAGTGAGACCTACACAAGCTTCTCTGACATCAAACCATGA